CGTAGAATAGGGTTTGAGTGAGGACGAAGAAAAAATTCCCCTTGGGGTGCAAGACAAAATGGCCTAACTCGTGGCCGATAACCAGCTTTTGTGCCGGCTCGGGCAGGTCGGATTTTACCCCTATCAGCTTATGCCTGCCCAGCCGGAGAGACATGCCGTATATGGAGCGGAACGGGAGGTGGATTATCTTGATTCCCTTTTCCCAGGCTATCCGCTCCGGGTCGCGCGTCTGGTACTTCTCGGCCAGCTTCCAGGCTTCGGCGACGTAGTAGGGAGGCTGCATTAATCTTTCCCCTCATCCTTTTTCTGGGCCGCTTCGGCGGCCTTTCTTTTTTTGGCCTCCCTCTCCCTCTTCATATGGTCGTAGGCCGCCCGCAGGAAAAGAAGCACGTCCTCTTTGGCGTCTTCGTCAAGCGGATATCCCATGCGGCGAAGGTTGGAATGCTCCCGAATAAACTCCATTAGCTCAATGTCTGTCGGGGGCTCATCGCGTTCCCACCACGGCTGGGATTGGCCGTTACCGCTCATGCGGAAGTAATCCAGGGAGACCCCATAGAAGTCGGCGAGCTTAATCAGCATGGGCAAGTCTGGTGCGCGCCGGCCTATCTCGTAGTTGCCCAGCGTGCTCTTGGCAATGTTGAGGGCCTTCGCTGCCTCTTCCTGGGTTAGTCCCTTCTGTTTCCGAAGCTTCTTCAGCTTTGAAGCTATATGCAGGGCTTCTCCCTCGCCAAATTCCATTCTCCTTCCACCCCCTCTCGGGCGGTTATCTGGCCCCATTATACCCCAATAATTGCACCTCGAAAATTTTTGGTGCCAGATCGAAAACTTGCCCTTGACAAATTGCCTTATGCAATTCTATAATCAGACCAGGAAGACGCCAAAACGCAAC
This Thermanaerothrix sp. DNA region includes the following protein-coding sequences:
- a CDS encoding helix-turn-helix domain-containing protein, translating into MEFGEGEALHIASKLKKLRKQKGLTQEEAAKALNIAKSTLGNYEIGRRAPDLPMLIKLADFYGVSLDYFRMSGNGQSQPWWERDEPPTDIELMEFIREHSNLRRMGYPLDEDAKEDVLLFLRAAYDHMKREREAKKRKAAEAAQKKDEGKD
- a CDS encoding ImmA/IrrE family metallo-endopeptidase; translated protein: MQPPYYVAEAWKLAEKYQTRDPERIAWEKGIKIIHLPFRSIYGMSLRLGRHKLIGVKSDLPEPAQKLVIGHELGHFVLHPKGNFFFVLTQTLFYGKEEYQANMFAAALMLGEDLVRYEPVVRELAAGKADRLIKILKQEGSLPAP